ATAACAACACAGAGCGCAAGCAAGAGGTAACGATCTGGAATTAGTGCATGCATGTTTCTTAAAAGTAGACACTTCTGAATTTAAGTCACCTTTTACTTTGAATGGTATAATGTATTGAAcaaatgtttttaagaaaaaagtaaagTCATCTTCTGATCTGACCAAAAAAGGCATACCTCGGTTTTTTCAATCTAGTCCCCATGTTCTTCCATACCATTCACACTGGCTGACTCCATTTTTTCTCTCCAAATTGCATGTACTTCATCAGTTCGGAACCTCTGGGTGAAAGTTGATTCCTCTAGTTGAGTTGTTTCACCATGCGCAAAAGCAAGGAGACCAGTAAACGCAATCATTGCTCCATTGTCAATGCAATACCTATCATCAGTTGCATATAGCATTCCACCCCGCTCAGCGCACATTGTTCTCATCATCTCTTGCAAGCGCTCGTTGCAACCCACACCACCAACAATAAGAACATCTTTCTTATCACAATGTGCCATTGCCCGTTCTGTGATCTCCACAAGCATAGCGAACACTGTTTCCTACATTATATTACAAGATAATGCAGCAAAAACATTAAGACAACATTTGTGTGCTTAGGCAAATGGTAGCGAAGAAGAAAACGTAGTTTACCTGGAGGGAATAGCACAAGTCTGCAGGAGTGCACTCATTATTTTTAAGCTTCTCCTCTGTAGTGGCTTCGATAAAGCTCAATATTCCACTAAAAGAAACATCCATCCCTTTGACAACATAAGGAAGGTCTATAAATTGCTCTCCTTTCTTAGCAAGCTGGTTAAGACAACATTATGGAAGTGAATATAATTCAAGTTTTGAGCATGGAAAGTAGTTCATTAGTATTAAGAACCTTAGGTTCACATAGGTATCAAAAGCCATTTTATATAACCCTTATACAGAACTACTAATGTTGAGACATGAATTTCATAAAAACCTTTACTGAGAAGTGAGAAtaacaggggaagaagaaagaataacaagccaataaaatagaaattaaaatgacaGGATTTAATTGTTTGAAACTAAAACCATAGAAGATGGATCCAATAACCTTAGGATCCTCTTGATAATGTTTTAATTGCTTCATATTATTAGAGCAAGAAACGGCTACCAAAGAGTGCAATATGACAATCAAGCTTGAATTCAAGAAACATAACTAAAACACAGTTGAGCTGACGAGTTTTCATATTATCTATGCATTCACAACCAAGGTTTCAAAATCGTATGCGTGTGACGGATTgaagatgaaaatttattttcagttcAAGAACGAGAATTAtcagttgacaaaaaaaaaagacttcaaCTAAACACAAAACTCGTAAACCCAAACATGGTTAAGTTTTTATCAGTCTGAATGCACATAAGGATCAATAGCAAACAGAATccaaaataaagcaaagcaaGATTTAagtaggggggggggggcaacAAAGCCTCGAAACAGAAACCTCAAAGAActcattaatatcaaaatacctGCTCAATGTTATATCCAGGAGCTGGATCATTAGACAGCTGCAAGACTCTAGCGAACCGATCCAAACAATTCCCAACAGCAATATCAATAGTCTCACCAAAAATCCGATACCGTCCTTCACTATAAGCAATAACCTGAGTATTCCCACCACTAACGTACAAAACAACAGGATCATCCGCCCCAGTAACAATCCTACCCATCTCAATATGTGCAACACAATGATTAACCGCAACAATTGGTTTCTTCCACAACTGTGAAAGAACTCTAACAACAGCAGCAGACACTTGTAAAGGTGCTCCCATACCAGGACCTTTAGTGTAACAAAGACAGTCAATTTCATCCGGGGTAATCCCCGCAGTCTCTAAAGCAGATTTTATAAGTGGTAAAACATGTTGCCAATGATGTTGGGCTGTTTCTCTTGGCAAAAAACCTTGACCAGGTGGGGTTATATAAGTATGTCTTGGATTTGACAAGATTGTACCATCTAATGTAACAACCCCAACTCCTATCTTGTTTGCGGAACCTTCAAATCCTAGTGCTATCATTCTCTTCATTTCttgaacaaaatatcaaaatggaacaatttgataaaaagatcaaaactcTATGCTATGTATTGCCTTAACAAACAATTAATGTGAAGGGTTATGTGGATATACAGAATTTGcgtgtgagagagagaaagagtggAGAATTGTTAAAAGGGGTTGCAAAGTTTGGAGCTTTACCAGCTGAGCCTGGGAGCTGGAAGCTGAGGTTAACGGTCAGTAACTGCAAGGAAGACAGACAGTAGGGATTGTTGTTTCTTAATGCGTTAACTATACTTTAGCCCTTATATATCTAGAAATATTCCACATCAATCCCTGTAGTTTGGAATTTCCCAATATTAACTATGATTCTCGAAACCTTCCACCATGCCCCTTGGTTATCAGATCCGCCAGGGTCGCGGGTTTATCAACCCGGATTTatcccaaattaattttaaagaagaagaggatgaaaAAGAATGGACAATTGCTTTCGGTGTTGTTAGCTATTCAATGGACAAGGATCACATTAGCACTTTTTTAGTAGCTATATAAGTTTgtattgtaaaaattaaaactgaagTTGAAGGAAAATTGCTGAGTTTATGAAGACTAAAATATTGTTACTCCCTTTTATATTTTgaggtttttggttttttaatttaacctgaTTTTAACATTGattcaaccaaaccaaatgaCCCCACAAGTTACCCTGGATTTAGCTAACTCAATCAAACTCAAATCAAAAttaaggatttaaaaaaaaaaaagaacattttaataaaaaaaaatattaatccggCTTGAGAGACCCagccaaaatcaataaaatggatttaattataataataatcagcaaacaaaaaaaaatcatttataagcTATATACAGAACACAGCAGACTCGAGACGGGCTTCCCCATAAAATGCAAACAAGAATTAAGTTTCAGCTATCTATGGCAATGCCAATGCCTTTTATAGACTGTACAAGTTAGCTAGACACCTGAAACTCAGCACTAGAGCAAGGTCAGCTTCTGATATCTATGTATGCTTTACACCCAACAGCATTTTGTACACCAATTCTGGACTTTGTACTCTGGTAAAAATAATGCTGGAACTATGTCTGACTCTGCTGCTCTTTGTTTTCCATGTCCCTAACACTATCTACAATATGTTGGATCTTCTTTGATAGACTCTCGTTATGTTCCTCAATGTGCTCAAAAATCAATTCCAGATGCCTTTTATAGGTCGCGGATCTCTTTTTCTCTATGGCCAGCTGCTGTGATAGCTCCCTAATCTTGTCGTGTTCATtctgcaaaagaaaagaaaaaaagcattaaaatgCATGTTGCAGTGCATAATTAagccaaaaataaattacacgAAAACTCTTGCAAGTACATCATAGAGATTTTTCAGCCTTTGACATGTG
This Populus alba chromosome 7, ASM523922v2, whole genome shotgun sequence DNA region includes the following protein-coding sequences:
- the LOC118032045 gene encoding uncharacterized protein, producing the protein MKRMIALGFEGSANKIGVGVVTLDGTILSNPRHTYITPPGQGFLPRETAQHHWQHVLPLIKSALETAGITPDEIDCLCYTKGPGMGAPLQVSAAVVRVLSQLWKKPIVAVNHCVAHIEMGRIVTGADDPVVLYVSGGNTQVIAYSEGRYRIFGETIDIAVGNCLDRFARVLQLSNDPAPGYNIEQLAKKGEQFIDLPYVVKGMDVSFSGILSFIEATTEEKLKNNECTPADLCYSLQETVFAMLVEITERAMAHCDKKDVLIVGGVGCNERLQEMMRTMCAERGGMLYATDDRYCIDNGAMIAFTGLLAFAHGETTQLEESTFTQRFRTDEVHAIWREKMESASVNGMEEHGD